The following are from one region of the Thermomicrobiales bacterium genome:
- a CDS encoding LapA family protein, translating to MSDQSNNSPAVPGGQMPPKPPVSQRAKQTVGTGYRVVRWIVLIVLVVTATVFIIRNFERVEIDWVFRTSSVPLSLIMVAFLLIGLAIGWLIHWFSSRAQRRRSY from the coding sequence GTGAGCGATCAATCGAACAACTCTCCGGCCGTGCCCGGTGGGCAAATGCCCCCGAAACCGCCTGTCTCGCAACGCGCCAAGCAGACGGTGGGCACCGGCTACCGAGTGGTTCGCTGGATCGTGCTGATCGTGTTGGTGGTGACCGCCACCGTCTTCATCATCCGCAATTTCGAGCGGGTCGAGATCGACTGGGTGTTTCGCACCTCGTCGGTTCCGCTGTCGCTCATCATGGTCGCGTTCCTGCTGATCGGGTTGGCGATTGGCTGGCTGATCCACTGGTTTTCCAGCCGCGCGCAACGCCGGCGATCGTACTAG